The following are encoded in a window of Gammaproteobacteria bacterium genomic DNA:
- a CDS encoding antibiotic biosynthesis monooxygenase: protein MTHTALIVHLDIKPESFSEFLNLARTHGANSQQIESGCLRFDVMVSTETENHVVLVEVYENDEALESHWISEHMAKYLEQVDEMIVERQRYRCEC, encoded by the coding sequence ATGACACACACTGCCCTCATTGTTCATCTTGATATAAAACCCGAATCATTTTCTGAGTTTCTTAACCTGGCGCGTACACACGGTGCTAACAGTCAACAGATTGAATCGGGTTGTCTACGGTTCGATGTGATGGTATCGACTGAAACAGAAAATCATGTTGTTCTGGTCGAGGTCTACGAAAACGATGAGGCACTAGAGTCACATTGGATTTCGGAACACATGGCAAAATACCTGGAACAGGTAGATGAAATGATTGTGGAGCGTCAACGGTACCGATGTGAATGCTAA